The window TCCAAAAACATAAATAACCAGAAGATTCCCGAGGAAAGCAGCAAATCCGTGGTGAACGCGCTTGCCGCCGGATTGGCGAATACGGCAGCCGTTAATTTGGAGGGGCTGAAACCCTCGCTCAAAAGATGCTGAATGAAAAAGAAATATGGCAAGACCGCCCCGACAACCGCCAGCGCAAGAAATAATTTTTTCATCCCGTTCCTTTCTTTTCCAATAACTTTGCTATTTGATCAAAATCATCTTCCTCGTGGATTCGTACTTCCCGGCACGCAATTGGTAGAAATAAACCCCGCTTGGAAGACCGTCTGCATCAAAACGAACCGAATGTGTTCCGGCTTTCTTGGACCCGGCCACAAGCGTTCGCACCTTTCGCCCCAGAACATCGTAAACTTTCAATTCCACCGGCCCCGATGCGGGCAAGGTGAAAGAAATTGTGGTGGCGGGGTTGAATGGATTGGGGTGGTTTTGACCGAGCTGGAAATCGGTAGGTAGCTGGGACTTCGGCTCCTTCACGTCCGTGCCGACGTCCAAATACCACAGGCCGTCCAGCCGCGCCGCCCACAGCCGGCCTGCGGTCATAACGAGGTCAAAAAGCTCTACAAATTCGTGTGCCTGAATGTTCCAATTTTGGCCGAAGTCATCCGTGTACCAAATGAAATGTTCGAGGTTGAACCGCACCCCGGCATACAGACGGGCGCCGTCGGCCGCGAGGGCCTCGACATCCCGCCCCGGAAGCCCGGCAATGTCTATTTTTTCCCAGTTTTGGGCGTTCAGATCCCCGCGGTAAACGCCGTCATCCGTCCCGGCAAATAGATAGGAACCGAGCGGAAGGGTCTCAAATACGAGCCGCTGGGCCGGCGGGGAGTTCAGGTAAACTTCCGTCCATTGCGCGCCACCCTGCGGACGGACGTAAAAATACAACGCAATGCCAGCCGTGAGATGGTTTCCGCTCGTGCCGATTGAGTTGACCCCGAACACCGAAAGCCCCTCGTTGTAGGCAGACCAAGAAGTTGAACTGGAGAGCCGCCGCACGTACACGCCGCTGCCGCCCGTTCCGGCATAGATGCTGTCACCGAGCACCGCCAAGCCGGTGATGGCGCCGGCCGGCAGCCCGGTGGAATAGGCCTCCCAGCTTTGTCCGCCGTCGCTCGTGCGGAAAACACCATCTTTCCACGTTCCGATATAGAGAAACGCTCCGTGCGCAAAAAGCCGGAACAAATCGTCGGTCAATCCCGGAGGCACGGCGGCCGCCCCCCAGTTGTTTCCGCCGTCCGTGCTTTTGAAGACCGAATCGGCCGTGGCAGCAAAGAGCGTCCCGTTATGCAAAACGATGGAATAAACCAGCGTTGAACCAATTTCGGCTACCTGCACCCAGTTCTGGGACCTTGCGTTGCCGCACCACAGCACCGCCGCCAATAAAACCGCGGCTACCGCCGTTCTCTGCCTCAATACTCCAAATTGCCGCGCCTTCTCTCCCATTCCAACCGCCATTGGTGTTTTATACCCAATGCCCAAAAACTTGTCAACCCGAACCTTGCCAGCCGTCGTACGTAAAGTTATTTTGGGTGTCCGATGGTTGCCCTGACCAAGTGGTTCGAACGAAAATTCAACTTCGATTTTCCCCTCGGGGTTTTCCCCACCATTCTCGAACGCCTGCGCGGCACGCCGGTGCGACTGGAGGAACTCACCCGCTCGATTCCGAAGGACTTCCTGACCGTGCAGGCCGACGGCCGCTGGTCGATTTTGGAAAACGCCGGGCATCTGGATGATTTGGAGGAGCTGCACGAGGGGCGGCTGGATGATTACAAGGCCGGACTGGCAACCCTCCGCCCGGCTGATTTGCAGAATCAGAAAACGCGGGAGGCCAACCACAATTCCACCCCGCTCGAAGCGATTCTTGCTCGTTTCCGAAAAAGCCGCAAACAATTTCTTGATAAGTTAACAACCTTTTCAGACGACGAACTCGCACGTGTCGCCCTGCACCCCCGCTTGAAGCAGCCGATGCGGGTGGTGGATATGTGCTACTTCATGGCCGAGCACGACGACAACCATCTGGCCCGCATTTCCGAAATCGCCCGCGCCTTGCAAGGAAGCAAAAAATGAAAACCCGCTGCCAATGGGCCGACGGCGACCCGTTGTATATAACCTATCACGACACCGAATGGGGCGTGCCTCTGCACGAGGACCAAAAGCTTTTCGAGTTTCTCGTTCTGGAAGGGATGCAGGCCGGGCTTTCCTGGCTCACCATCCTGCGCAAGCGGGAAAACTATCTCGCGGCCTTCGATTACTTCGATCCCGAAAAAGTGGCCCGCTACGATAAGAAGAGAGTGCAAAAGCTGCTTTCCAATCCCGGCATCATCCGCAACCGGCTTAAAATCGAGTCGGCCATCACCAACGCCCAATCCTTTTTGAAGGTGCAGGAGGAATTCGGCAGTTTTGACAAATACATCTGGCGGTTTACGGGCGGGACGGTCAAAAAGAACAAATGGAAGACAATCAAGCAGGTCCCCCCCCAAAGCAAGGAATCGGATGCGATGAGCAAGGATTTAAAACAACGGGGCTTCAAGTTCGTCGGCTCCACCATCTGCTACGCCCACATGCAGGCCACCGGAATGGTGAACGACCATATGGTGCACTGCTTCCGGTATAACGAGCTTTGATTTCCTTCGAAAAGTGACCCCGTTAAAGATTCGTTTTGCCACTCTGAAGGATATTGAGACGCTCGTGACCCATCGCCGCGGGATGTGGTTCGATATGGGCTATAAAAACAAAGCCGAATTGGATGCCGCCGACAAGGTCTATCGCCTTTGGGCCAAACCGCGGTTGAGAAGCGGCGAATTAATCGGCTTTATCGTTGAAGTGAGCGGGCAAACCGCCGGCAGCGGCTGCCTCTGGCTCCAGCCGGTCCAGCCCCGTCCCGGCCGTCCCGGATTCAAAGGGGGCGGCCAACCCTATCTGCTCTCGATGTACACGGAACACCCCTTTCGGGGAAAAGGGGTGGCCACCAAAATCGTGAAGGAGTCCATCCGCTGGGCCAAAGCCAAAGGATTTCCGCGAATGACCCTGCATGCCTCCGATATGGGGCGAAGCGTTTACGAAAAATTGGGGTTCAAGCAGACCTGGGAGATGAAACTCGATCTGAAATCCAAAAACCGTTAACCCCCAAAAATAAAAAACCCCCTCCGGTTTCCCGGAAGGGGTTTTGTTTTTGGGAACCTACGCCTTGACGACGTTGGCGGCCTGCGGCCCCTTGGGGCCTTCGACCACGTCGAAGCGGACGGTCTCGCCTTCGGCCAACGACTTGAAGCCCTTATCGGCGATTGCCGAATAATGCACAAAAACCTCTTTGCCATCATCCATACGGAGAAAACCAAAGCCTTTTGCGTCGTTAAACCACTTAACGGTACCCTGTGCCAGAAAAATCACCACCTTGTTCTGTTTCGTGTTGCCGGGACTCCCGCCCCCCGTTTGTTTGCGGAGGGCGGAAACCCCTTTGGGCAAAATGCCTCTTTCAGTTTCCCCGATCCAATCGGGGAGCTCGGGAGATCATCCCTTGACGACGTTGGCCGCCTGCGGCCCTTTCGGACCCTCGACGACGTCGAAGCGGACGGTCTCCCCTTCCTTTAACGACTTGAAGCCCTTGTCGGCGATTGCCGAGTAGTGCACAAAAACTTCGGTTCCATCCTCCGAACGGAGAAAACCGTACCCTTTTGCGTCGTTAAACCATTTAACGGTGCCTGTTGCCAGAAAAATCACCACCTTGTTCTGTTCCGTTGTTGCTGGGTGTTTCGCTTTTGTTTGTCGATACAAACACCCATTTTGGCGCAATTGCCAGATTCAAACGGCCGTGGCCGTTTGAAAGTTAAGCTTTTACCACGTTGGCGGCCTGCGGCCCCTTGGGGCCTTCCACCACGTCAAAACGGACGGAGTCCCCCTCCTTGAGCGACTTGAAGCCGTCTCCGCTAAGTGCGGAATAGTGGACGAAAACCTCCTTGCCGTCCTCCATCCGGATGAATCCGTATCCCTTTGCGTCGTTGAACCATTTAACACTGCCCTGTGCCAAAGTAATCACCTCGCCTGCTGTTTCATTGTTTCCGTAACCCGCCCTTCTGAAGAAGGACAGGGCTGTTTACGCTTTCACCACGTTGGCGGCCTGCGGTCCCTTGGGGCCTTCCACCACGTCAAAGCGGACGGCATCCCCTTCCTTCAGGGATTTGAACCCCTTGTCCACAATGGCCGTGTAGTGCACGAAGACCTCCTTGCCGTCATCCATGCGGATGAAGCCGAACCCCTTCGCGTCGTTGAACCATTTAACCGTACCCTGTGCCAAAAAATTCACCACCTTTCTTCCGTTTTACGTAAAATGCCTGCGTCTCCCGGGCGTTTTGATTGGATTGTCAACGAGGATTTGCTGCGAGATGCCGGCCCTTTTGGTTTCCCTAAAAAGCAAAATCCCGCCTGCGGGAAGTGCCACTCCCCGTTGCGGGGTCTTCTTTCCTAATCTGTTTCCTCCAAAATCAACTTCCTTACGCCGTTGTAACGATACCACGTGAATCGCTGTTTGTCAAGGAATTTTTTGGGCCGGATCCGGAAATTGGAGTCGGCCCAAAGCCGAATCCCTTACATCTTGAAGGTCAATCCGGCCAGAAGGGTCGGAAACTTGGTCGTTTTGTCCGGCGTCGAAATCCAGGTCCAGCGGTATTCGCCGAAAACCTCAAACGGCATCATCGGCGGCGAGACGGCAAGCCCCAGCATGGCGTGATACGCCGGCTTGGTGGCGTCGTCCGGAATTGGCACCGTGCCGGAGGCGTTGGAAACCGAATAAACCAGCTTGTGCAGTCCCAGCCCGCCGCCAAAATACGGTTTCACCGTGGACATCGGCATACGCACCTTGGCAAAGGCGTTGGCGGAAAAATCGTTGATTCGCAGTTTGTAGCTGCCGTACGTCGGGTCGTTGTACGCCTCCTGCTTCCAGTTGTATTCCAGGGAACCCTCGAGAACGAACGCCGGAATCCGCGAAAAGGCGGTGTGCACGCCGATCATCGTCAGCTTCTTCGGCACGGGAACCCCCGCCGGCGTCCCGCCGATTTGGTAATTGGAAATAAGCCCCCCGCGCACTCCGAACCCGGCCCCCAAAAGAGCCCAGGCCGGAGCGGAAAGCAAAAAGAAAACGGCCAGCATCAGAACTGTTTTGCGAATCATATCCTCTCCTTTGTTGGAAATGTGCTTTGCATCCTTACCAACAATAGTATCGGAAACATCCCATAGTTCCTTAACCGGAAGAACGGGATAAAAAAAGAGGCCGGACGAGCGTCCGGCCCCTTTAGGAATGTATCGATTAAAGCCTCAGCGTCACCCCCGCCAGAAATGTAGGAAATTCCGTTTTCTTGTCTTCCGTGATCACCCAGGTCCAGCGGTACTCGCCGAATATTTCCAAAGGAACCGCCAGCGGGGCAAAGGCCATTCCCGCCATCGCATGGTAGGCCGGCTTGGTCTCATCCTCCGGAATCAAAACCACGCCGGAGGCATTGGAGACGGAGTACGCCAGCCGGTGCAGGCCGATGCCTCCCCCGCCGTACGGCTTTAAGCTCCCGGTCGGCAGCCGCAGCTTGGCAAAGGCGTTGGCCGAGTAATCGTTGATTTTCATTTTATAGGAGCCGAAAATCGGGTCGCTTTGGTTCTCCTCTTTCCAGTTGTACTCCAGCGAGGCCTCCAGCATCAAAAGCGAGGCGGAGGCAAAGTTGGAATGCACCCCCACCATGTTCATCTTCTTGGGGAACTGCGCCCCGGTCGGATTGCCGCCGGTCTGAAAATTCGAGACCAGCCCTCCCCGGACGCCGAACCCTCCTCCCGTAAGCCCCCAGGCGGGAACGGATAACAATCCGGCCGCTCCGATGCCCAAAAGCAGGTTGCGAAACATGAAACCTCCTCTTCCGAAGATGGCCTGCCCGTCAGGGAAAAGACCAACTCCTGTTTGCTTTCTTTATACCGGCAAAATGTCGGGGCGGTTCCTTATTTCAAAGCGAGGCAGGCAAAAATCCGCCCCGCCTTTTTGCCGTCCCGGCGATAGGAGGGAAATTTTTCCGCCGAACAGGCCGTGCAGCGCTCATCCTCAAAAATATTTTCCGCGCGGACGCCGGCTTCTCTTAGCAGTTGCCGGTTGAAGGCCAACAGGTCAATGTGGCGCGGGGAATCCGGACTGCGCGGAAACATAGCCGAGCGCTCCACGTCCACTTCATAACAGCAGGAATGAATCGAGGGCCCAAGCCAGATGCGAAGGTTTTCGACCCGTGAACCGAACAGCACCACTTGGCGTACAACTTCCGGCACGATTCCAAGCAAACTTCCCTTCCATCCGGCATGCGCCCCGGCAATCAATTTTCTGGCCGGGTCAAAGAACAAAACAGGTAAACAATCCGCCACTTGAATGACGAGAAATAAATCCTTTGAATCGGTGATGGCCGCATCCCCGGTTGGAACTTGCATCGGGCGTTCGCCGTTCAGGAATCGGACAACCGTCCCGGAATGCACCTGTTTCAGATAGACCGGCATTTTCGGCTCAAATCCCGCCTGCGCCCAAGCCGTTCTCAAAAACTCGCCCTTGCTTTCCACCGGCTTTTTGGAAACAAAAATTCCCGCCGGTACTTCTGAAGGTTTTCCCAAAACACTAACATGTTCAAAACCCGCCTGCACCGATGAAATCCTCTGCATAAATCGCTTCTTTAGGGGTAGCCCGGAGCCCCTGCTCCGGGGAATATGAAAGAACTATCTACCCCTCCCCTTCCTGCTCGCTCACCCGCTCCACTTCCACCACCCCTTTCACTTTCTTCAGCTCTTTTATGACCCGCGCCAAATGGGCGACGTTTTTCACCTCGACGATCAAATGCCCCGGCGTCGCCCGTCCTATACTCTCCAGCCCTACCGAGCGGAGGTTGGAATCCGCCTTGGCCACGGCGTCCGCCACGTCGCGCAGAATGTTTTTCCGCTCCTCGACAATCAATTTGAGCCGCACCACGAACGCCTGTGTCCCTTCCACGTTCCAGTCCACCTTCAGCGTCCGGTCCCCGTCGGAGAGAAGCCCCGCCGCATTCGGGCAGTCCCGCCGGTGGATGGAAATCCCCCGCCCGCGGGTGATGAAGCCGACAATCGGTTCCCCCGGAATCGGCTGGCAGCAGCGCGCGAGGCGATACATCAAATCCCCGCCGGAAAAACTCCCGCTGATGCTTACCCCCTTCGGTTCCCCTTTCGCCTTTTCGATGATTTTTCGGAAAAGGGACAAATCCGTTTCCGGTTTCCTCTCCGGGACCAGTTTGTGGATGACGGTGAGCAGGGATAAAGTCCCATCCCCCAAGGCGGCAAAAAGCCCCTCTGCCGAGGTGTAGGAAAAAGACATCGCCAAATCCAAAATCTCCGCATCGGTCGGTTTGAGCCGGAGTTTTTTTGCCTCCCGCTCCAGCATCTCCTTCCCCAGCGCAACCGCCTGCTCGTATCCCTTCATTTTGAGATAGTGGCGGATTTTCGAGCGGGCGCGGGAGGTATGCACGATTTTCAGCCAGTCCTGGGTGGGGGTCTGGTGCGGGGAGGTGATGACTTCCACCTCGTCGCCGGACTGCAGGGGCGTCGAAAGCGGCCGCATCACCCCGTTGATGCGCGCCCCCGTGCAGCGGTTTCCCACGTCCGTGTGGATGGCATAGGCAAAATCGAGCGGCGTGGCCCCCCTGGGAAGTTCCCGCAGTTCCCCTTTGGGGGTGAAAACGAATACCTCGTCGGCATACAAATCCAGCTTCAGATATTCCAGAAATTCCGTGGGTGAGGCCATGTCCTTCTGCCATTCGATGATTTCCCTAAGCCACGCCACGTGCTTGTCCCCCTCGTCCGCCGTCTTTTTCCCCTCCTTGTAGAGCCAGTGGGCGGCGATGCCGAACTCCGCCAGCCGGTGCATCTCAAAGGTGCGGATTTGAATCTCCACCGGCCGGTTCAAGGGGCCGATCACGGTGGTGTGCAGGGACTGGTAGCCGTTCGATTTCGGCAGCGCAATGTAGTCGTCAAAGCTTTCCCGTATCGGCGTCCAGAGCTGGTGCACGAGCCCCAGCGCATGGTAGCAGTCCCGGACGGTTTCCACGATGACCCGGATGGCGAACAAATCGTAAATCTCCTCGAACGGTTTTTTGCGCAGCTGCATCTTCCGGAAAATCGAGTCGAAATGCTTCGCCCGCCCCTTGATTTCCGCCTTGATTCCCGCCTTTTCCAGTTGCGCGGAAATCGGGTCGATGACGGATTGGAGGTACGCCTCCCGTTCCTCCCGCCGGGCCTGAACCTTTTCGGAAAGCTCCCGGTACGCCTCCGGATTTAGGTATTTGAACGCCCAGTCCTCCAGTTCCCATTTGAGTTTCCCGATGCCGAACCGGTGCGCCAAAGGGGCGTACACGTCCCGCGTTTCGGTGGCGATGCGTGCGATTCTATCCTTGGGGAGATGCTCCAAAGTCCGCATATTGTGCAAGCGGTCGGCCAGCTTGATGACAATCACCCGGATGTCCTTGGCCATCGATAGAAGCAGCTTGCGGAAATACTCCACCTGCTCCTCTTCCACGCTCTGGAATTTGAATTCTCCCAGCTTGGTGACGCCATCCACCAGCTCGGCGATATCCTCGCCGAAGTCCTGCTTGATTTGCTCCTTGGTCACAGGCGTGTCTTCCAGAACGTCGTGCAGAAGCCCTGCGGCGATGGTGGCGGAGTCCATGTGCAGTTCCGCCAGAACGAACGCCACTTCCAGGCAGTGTTCGATGAACGGGTCGCCTGACTCCCGCTTCTGCCCGGCGTGCGCCCGGTCGCAGAATTCGTACGCCCGCCGCACCAGCGGGATGTCGATGTTGGCGTTGAAGGACTCGACTTTGATGATGAATTCGGCCAGATTCATAGAATTAGCTTCGGCAGTTTGCGCGGCGGTAATACCGGCGGCCGCTCAAATTCAATCTATTACCCGCCCCGAAGGGTGTCAACCTTGGGGGGTGGTTTGTGGATGGGAAACAGGGGTTGCAGTTTTAGAAAGCTCGGCCAAAGCTGCCTGAAAAACATCACCTAATTGGAGAAGCTCCATACAATTTCCCCGGCGGCATGCTCTGGCTTTGCAGTTGCATTCCTCCAGCGGAGGAACAAGCGTTTTGGCCTTTGGCCCGAGCGGCCCCCAGCGCCGCGGTGAATTGACCCGCACGGGGCTGTAGATTCCGACAACCGGCGTGCCAACGAGTGACGCCAGATGCAAGGGGCCTGTGGAGGGAGCGATAACCAATTTGCAGCGGGAATACAAACAGGCCAAATCCCAAATTTCCGTTTTTCCAGCCAGCGATATACCAAGCTCGTCTACACCTTGTAATTCTGGAACCGAACCCGTCCACAAAACCGAAAACCCGTCCTCGGATAATTTCCTGGCCAGCTCAACATAATTTTTCTTCGGCCAGTTTGGCGACGACCCCCCCGAACCGGGATGAACGGCAACCCAGTTTTTAGTTAAATCCAGCCCGAATTTTCTCCAGACCGCCTCCGCCTCTTTTGCATCAATGCCGACGGTCTCGAAATGCAGATTTTTCTCGATGCCCAGCGGCTTCAAAAGCCCAAGTGAATACTCCGCTTCCTGCTTTTCCGCCTTATGCCGGTGCTCGTAGTGTTTGAGGTTGTAAAGAAAACCGTACCCCCGGTACCCCGTCCCCAGGCGCTTCGGCACCCCGGCCAAAAAGGCGGCGACTGCCGTCCCCGGCCGCGGGCGAAAAAAAACGGCCAAATCAAATCCCTCGTTCTTCAGGAAGGAATAGAATTGGGAAAACGCTCCAGTATGGCTGAAAACGTTTTTCCCCGGCAAAAGCCGCACTGCAAGAGGATAAACGCTGGGAGAGACGGCCACCGTGAGCCGCGCGGAGGAAAACGCCTCCTGCAACGCGGAGATGGCCGGAAGCGTAAGGATAAAATCCCCCATCCGGTCATCCCGCACCGCCAGAATCTTTTTTATTTCCATATTACTTTGTAGGGGCGGTTCGTGAACCGCTCCTACCCCGCGACAATTCCCACAGCTTCACATATTTGGAAAAAACGTGAAAGGCCGAGGCCCCGGCCAGAATGAACCCCGCCCGCCCGTCCAGAAATCCCGCCTTCAAAAGATACTGCGAAAAAAACTTCGCCGCCGGGTTGGCCAGAATTTTGAAGAGCGACCCCCGCTCCCCCCGCTCAAAAAGCTCCCGCGCCGAAAGATCCGTGTAGCGGTTCAGCTTCGCCAGATAATGCGAAAAATCCGGGTCGGTGTAATGCAGCAAATCCGCTTCGAGCCGGGCGGAAGGCCCGTCCAGGATGACCGACTCGTGCACCGGCGCCGGGGTGAACTTTCCTTTATCCTTTTTGAACAGCCGCAAAACCCAGTCCGGATACCACCCCCCGTGCGTAACGAACCGGTCCAGAAAAAACGCCTTCCGCTTGAAAAAGTACCCCGCCGTGCCGTTGTCGGTGGTCAATCGTAACGCGATTTCCTCTTTAAGCTCCGGGGTGACAACTTCATCCGCATCGATGGACAAAACCCACTCCCCGGTTGCCAGCTCCACCCCCTTCTGCTTCTGTTTTCCAAACCCCTCCCACGGCAGTTGAAAAACCTTCGCTCCGAATTTTTTGGCAATTTCCACCGTCCCGTCCGTGCTCCCCGAATCCAAAATCAGAATCTCATTCGCCCAGCGGACAGCCCCCAAACACCGCGGCAGATTCCGTTCCTCGTTTTTGGTCAGGATGACCGCTGAAATCTTAGGCATTCTTCACCAGCTTTTGCAAAACCGACTCCATTTTGCCGGTCAGCTTTTCCAAATCAAAATCCGCCTCCACCTTGCCCCGCGCCCCCTTCCCCATCTCTGGGTAACGGTTTGCCTGCGCGAGCGCCCGCTTGAAGGCGGAGGCAAAACTTTCAAAATCACCCGGCTCAAAAAGCCAGCCGCATTGCTCGTCCACAAGTTCCGGCAGAATCCCCACGCGCGAAGCCAGAACCGGTTTTCCGGTCGCCATAAATTCGAGCGCCACCCGCGCCGCGGCCTCCGAACCGGTGGAAGCCACCACCCCGAAATCGCAAGCCGCGATCAAACCTCGAATATCCGGCGCATCGGAAAGAATCTCAATCTCCTCCCCCAGCCCCGATTCCTCCTTCCACTTCTGCAAGTCGGATGCTTTCAGCTCCGCTTCGAACCCCGCCACGGTCAGCCGGAACGGGGTTTTGATTTCCGGTTTCAGCTTTCCCAATGCTTGAAACAAAAACCGATGCCCCTTCACCGGCGAAAACCGCCCCAACTGCAAAATCCGCAGGGCCCGTCCGGCTGTCGAAGCGGCCGGCGAAACAGGATAATCCGCCGTTTTTATCCCGAATGGGATCTGCACCACCCTTGCTTCCGGCACGCTCAGCTCCTCGACGTACTGTTTCCGCTGCACGCCGTTCCCCACGATGAAGAGCGCCGTCCGTTTGACCAGCCAGCGCGCCGCAAAATGCCGGTTGGGAATCAAAGGTGAATGCGAGCGCACCCGCACCAATGGAATGTTTGCCTTGCGCAACGCCCATCCCCACGCCGTGTGGTCCGGCCCCCAATGTGCCAGCACAACTTCCGGTTGGAATTTTTCAAGCACTCCCTTTAACCTGGACAAGTTCCGCAGAAACGCAAGTTTTCTTTCCGATAAGTCAATCCCCTCCACCGCTTGCAATCCCAACTCCTGCGCTCGCCGATGCGTCCGGCTTTCCGGGACGGTCAAAAAGGAAACCGCGTGTCCCCGGTCCTGCAAAGCCCGGCTGTATCCCAGCGCGTATTCGCTGCCGGCGCTCCGCCCCTCAAGCGCGACCGACTGTAGAATCCGCATTCACGATTTCCAAAAACCCTGTAATCATGCGCTCTTGCGAAAATCGCTCTTTCACCGTCCGCCTCGCCGCGCCCCCCAGCCGTTCCCTTCTATTAACGTCTTGAGCCAGCGCGACGATGGCCGATTCCCAAGCTTCTGGATTATCGGACGGAAGCAGAATCCCGTCCTCCCCGTCCGTCAAAATCTCCAAGGGCCCGCCGGAGGCGGAGGCCAGTACCGGCTTGCCCAGGGCCATCCCCTCCAGAACCACGTAGCCGAACGGCTCCTTTTCCGAGGGGAGACAAACAACATCCACCCCGGCCATAAAAGAAGTCACGTCCGTTTGGAAACCGGTGAAGGTGACGTGGTCCGCCAAGCCCCGCTCGCGGGCCTCCTTTTCGAAAAGTTCGCTTTTATCCCCCTTGCCGACCACCCAAAGATGGAAACCCGAGCCGGACTTCCGGGCTTGCTCAAGCGCGCAGAAAAGCAGCAAATGCCCTTTCCCTTCCACCAATCGGGAAAAAATCCCCAAAAAAAGCTTGTCGGGAGGAATTTTGTACCGTTCCGCCAGCGTTCGGCGCGCCGAAGCAGTATCGGCTTCAGGAATTTCAACCCCCGCGGGCAGGACCGAAATCCGGTCCGCAACCTGCGGCACGCGCGAAAGAACCTCCGTTTTGATGAATTCCGAAACCGCCACGAGCCGGATTTTCCCGTTTTTCAAAAGCCAGCGGTACTCCCGGTTGTTCT of the Verrucomicrobiia bacterium genome contains:
- a CDS encoding glycosyltransferase family 9 protein produces the protein MEIKKILAVRDDRMGDFILTLPAISALQEAFSSARLTVAVSPSVYPLAVRLLPGKNVFSHTGAFSQFYSFLKNEGFDLAVFFRPRPGTAVAAFLAGVPKRLGTGYRGYGFLYNLKHYEHRHKAEKQEAEYSLGLLKPLGIEKNLHFETVGIDAKEAEAVWRKFGLDLTKNWVAVHPGSGGSSPNWPKKNYVELARKLSEDGFSVLWTGSVPELQGVDELGISLAGKTEIWDLACLYSRCKLVIAPSTGPLHLASLVGTPVVGIYSPVRVNSPRRWGPLGPKAKTLVPPLEECNCKARACRRGNCMELLQLGDVFQAALAELSKTATPVSHPQTTPQG
- a CDS encoding glycosyltransferase family 2 protein, with protein sequence MPKISAVILTKNEERNLPRCLGAVRWANEILILDSGSTDGTVEIAKKFGAKVFQLPWEGFGKQKQKGVELATGEWVLSIDADEVVTPELKEEIALRLTTDNGTAGYFFKRKAFFLDRFVTHGGWYPDWVLRLFKKDKGKFTPAPVHESVILDGPSARLEADLLHYTDPDFSHYLAKLNRYTDLSARELFERGERGSLFKILANPAAKFFSQYLLKAGFLDGRAGFILAGASAFHVFSKYVKLWELSRGRSGSRTAPTK
- a CDS encoding glycosyltransferase family 4 protein, with translation MRILQSVALEGRSAGSEYALGYSRALQDRGHAVSFLTVPESRTHRRAQELGLQAVEGIDLSERKLAFLRNLSRLKGVLEKFQPEVVLAHWGPDHTAWGWALRKANIPLVRVRSHSPLIPNRHFAARWLVKRTALFIVGNGVQRKQYVEELSVPEARVVQIPFGIKTADYPVSPAASTAGRALRILQLGRFSPVKGHRFLFQALGKLKPEIKTPFRLTVAGFEAELKASDLQKWKEESGLGEEIEILSDAPDIRGLIAACDFGVVASTGSEAAARVALEFMATGKPVLASRVGILPELVDEQCGWLFEPGDFESFASAFKRALAQANRYPEMGKGARGKVEADFDLEKLTGKMESVLQKLVKNA
- a CDS encoding glycosyltransferase family 4 protein; the encoded protein is MEPVMVEPEEKREAAESAPRRFHLINTIKFWGGGERFTFDLASGLRERGYDVRVYGRPGKELLRRAEAAGMASVPFHANFDYDPLPLLKLFPRTGRDVFLAMAPRDLKLLRLMTLLRTDSKLFWYLGVCYPENNREYRWLLKNGKIRLVAVSEFIKTEVLSRVPQVADRISVLPAGVEIPEADTASARRTLAERYKIPPDKLFLGIFSRLVEGKGHLLLFCALEQARKSGSGFHLWVVGKGDKSELFEKEARERGLADHVTFTGFQTDVTSFMAGVDVVCLPSEKEPFGYVVLEGMALGKPVLASASGGPLEILTDGEDGILLPSDNPEAWESAIVALAQDVNRRERLGGAARRTVKERFSQERMITGFLEIVNADSTVGRA